The Lutra lutra chromosome 7, mLutLut1.2, whole genome shotgun sequence genome segment taatttaaaaataagttgtttaggggttcctgggtggctcagtgggttaaagcctctgccttcagctcaggtcatgatctcagggtcctgggatcgagccccgcatcgggttctctgatcagcagggagcctgcttcctcctctctctctctgcctgcctctctgcctacttgtgatctctgtcagtaaataaataaaatcttaaaaaaaaaaagattttatttatttgtttatttgtcagagagagagcacacacaagcaggcagagaggaaggtagaggcagcaagagaagcaggctccctgccgagcaaggagcccgatgcagactccatcccagggaccgagtgacctgggccaaaggcagcggcttaaccaactgagccaccctggtgtcccaataaataaataaatcttaaaaaaaaaataagttgtttaaaaataaaaaagatagcaAGTCTGAATAGTTCTTATTAAGGAAGGGGTGGATACTCAGTTATTCAGGTAGGGATAGATACTTAAGtttttggagaaaaaatgaaTCAGCTTAAGTTTGCACCATAAACTGGAAGTCTTGAAGACCACGATCTGGCCCATTTCTCTTGTTACTGGGGTAGTGGCGTGGTGGTGATGCTGGCAGTGGTGGCAAGGTTCCAATGTAGGCTCTTGAGTCATCTGTCCTTTCAATTCAGTAAGATCAGTGTCTAAACAAAGAGCCCCATGCATTCATTCTGTGTAATTGTGTGTGATAATGATAGATGTTATTCAGGGATCCTTAACCAGTTCCACAGCTCTGGAGCAGGTTTGACTCTTTGGTAGTCACTGCATGGATATCAGCAATTGTTCTCTCTAGAAACAACTCCAGGAGAATTGGGTCCACTGAGAAATATATGCTTTCCTTCAAAAGCCTGCTTAATCCTTTTCTAAGTAGTTTATTGGCCCTGCCATTATCATGTGTTACAGAAACTGGTTCCATTCCCTATATTACTGCACTGTCCTGTTTGCTATAAAAACTGTAAGGTAAACACCAAGACGAGAGCTTTTTTTTTGGCTGGGTACTGTATACTTTATTGATGGTACATGACAAGGTAGGGttccccaagcccctccccttcttcaggGGGTCTGGGATGGAAACAGTGGAGGTTGGGAGATTCTCAGTGTTTTCGGGGATAAATTGGGGCAGGGATTCCCCAGCAGCTGAGggcctctctcttcttcttgctctggctggggctggtggTCCAAGGGCCTCTTACTCCTTGGAGGCCATGTAGACCATAAGGTCCACCACCTGGTTGCTCTAGCCAAATTCATTGTCATACCAGGAAATGAGCTTGACAAAGTGGTCGTTGAGAGCAATGCCAGCCCCTGCATCGAAGGTGGAAGAATGGGTGTCACTGTTAAAGTCGCAGGAGACAAACTGGTCCTCAGTGTACCCCAGGATGCCCTTGAGGGGGGCCTCTGATGCCTGCTTCAATACCTTCTTGATGTCATCATATTTGGCACCTTTCTCCAGGCGGCAGGTCAGATCCACGACCAACATGTTGGGCGTGGGGACGCGGAAGGCCATGCGGGTGAGCTTTCAATTCACCTCAGAGATGATCTTGCCTACAGCCTTGGCCGCACCAGTGGAAGCAGGGATGATGTTCTGGGCAGCCCCTCGGCTGTCACGCCACAGCTTCCCAGAGGGGCTGTCCATGGTCTTCTGGGTGGTGGTGGCATGGATGGTGGTCATGAGTCCCTCCACGATGCCGAAGTTGTCATGGATGACCCTGGCCAAAGAAGCCAAGTAGTTGGTGGTACAGGAGGCATTGCTGACAATCTTGAGGGAGTTGTCATACTTCTCATGGTTCACACCCATCACGAACATGGGAGCGtcagcagaaggagcagagatgaTGACCCTCTTTGCCCTGCCCTAGATGAGAACATCTTAAACAGAATCCCTAAAATAACCCTTATCCCCACATAAGAGAGATGCTTCCAGCTTTGAATATAGAAGATACAGTGGATTTGATTGAGAGAGTCATAAATATACAGTATTTTCTTAGTTGAAGGTATTTGTTTACTTGGACACTCATTCTTATGTAGATAGAGATAAAAGAGCTAACTCACTTCCGTTTCTTTTCAAGAATACTATCACAGAAGTCAGCATACTTGCTTTTCATGGGAAGACTGTTGTgtgtttcccccttttctctttagTCCATCTACCCAGTCTTACAGATattcttgtgttttctgttttaataccTTATAATCATGAATGTATATCTTAGCTAAGAATATTATGtataatttcatcatttttctccttcctggaaacaatattaaaataataatactattaatattatttgaTTGATCtatattatactttattttgGTAAACAGAAATATTAGTACAATGAAGCATGCTTTTATTACTGATTTCATCCACAGAAGCAAACTGTTGTCTGTGTGGCAAGCTTCACAGAAGTGTTCTATGGCAATGACAGCACCAAGATTAATAGTGGAGTTGTGCAGTGTAGATTGCCTTCTACCATTTGTCCTGCTTTACTAAATGCACACGGAGTTTGTCTTGGGGTATATAGTGTAGGCCCTTCTTaatcctttttaagattttatttatttgtcagagagagtgagcacaggcagtagcaggcagaggcagagggagaagcaggctccctgctgagcaaggagccctatgtgggacttcatcccaggagtctgggatcatgacctgagcccagggcgaACGCACCCAAACGCCCCAGGCCCTTCTTAATCCTTAAAGAAGCAAAATACTTACCTTGCCATTTACTGGTCACTTGTTTTCCCATCATTGAAAGTTCATTTGATGTGCTCTTACTTATCCTGCTTACTTTCTCTGAATCTTAATTTCCTCGCTGTACTATAAGTATGTTGTACTGTATGATTTCTTAAGGTTCCTTTCTATTTATTGCATACTCTCTCTGATATTGTGCTTATGAACAATGAAGACAAAAAAGCAAGACAGGAGAAGAGGCTGTAGATTGTCAATTCATACCAACTCCATTTTAGTTGCTGCTGCTTTCTTTGGTTATTCCACAGACTTAGGGTAAATATTATAGTtatatgggtaaatataaaaaGTCTTTGTGGAATGCTGTCTCTAAAGCTtctaaatttttaattggattgtagTCTGTAGTACTATCTATAGAATATTCTATGCGCCAGCCAAATACTTAATTGCTTCATTCTGGCCTAAATATACCCAATGGGTTTAGGTATGAATGTTGCTAACCTGACTTCTTGTTGCAGACAAAACTCACCTGGGGCCCCTACTTATGGTTTTACATGCTCCGAGCTGCCACATCAACCCTCTCAGGTATTACTTTTCTGTTTGAATATTGTATAACTGTTATAATATGCTGCAAGAACAAGAACTTTACCAAATGGGGTGTTTCCAAAGTGAAGGAGAAACATTAGGGGTTAATCACTCTGTTCTCAGCAGCTAGCTAGCATTGGATATTAATCTAACTTGTACTTCACTTCAAAACATTCTTCACTTTCAAatggtggggtttttttagaGAACTGAAAAAtggctttattaatttattttaaattaatttttatgtttctggaCCTTCTGTGTTAGCAactattttgctattttgttaCATGGTTTTGTACTGATACTGTTCTTAGTCTGTTTGACTATTCTAGAGCCTGTATTatacaattcatttatttttaatttcattaatacCTCATATCTTTAGTTGAGCTATAACTAAGTCATTGAAGGAAAGGAACTATCAACATATGAGTTAATCATGCTAATTTTAAATATAGGTTTTAAATTATAAAGCTttcctctattttcaatttcaagCTCTGCAATAGCTtatcattttctgctttttattatagGTAATTTTGAATAGTAattcattcaagaaacatttactgagcactcaaTATTACTAGGTagtgtggtgtaaggaaaatCTTCACTTTCAGACCTGGATTACCTTTCGAATCTGCTTCGTCAGCCCCTCTGAGTCTAACCtttcacagtgcctggcatgtggcagGCCCTCAGGGAATGTTACAGTGCAAGCCGTTCTTCCCCTAGAGTCTAATGATGCCCCAACTCTTTAAGTCtgttttttcttgaaaaagtAGACATGTAATAGATAATTATAATACATGGTGATACATGTATAATTAGAGATATGAGCAGAGTGTTGTTGGGAACCCAGAAGGAGCTACTAGTGCCTCTTGAGGAAATCGAGGAAGATACACAGAAGAGATGCACTGAGTGTTCATAatctccctgagggcagggactatAACTTTTGTATTCTTATAGTGCCTTGCACATAGAACATACTCAAGAAATGTTTATGGAATTATATAAGCCATTTaacttttgcatttttgtgtttgtttggtttttgccaTTTAACTTTTGTATCTTCAGTGTGTGACTTTCTTGGAGAGAAGATTGCATCTGTTTTGGGCATCAGCACCCCAAAGTACCAATATGCCATTGATGAGTATTACCGGATGAAGAAGGAGGTGTGTCtcctttttacatttctttgcttCAGTTTGATTTACTGTGGACTTAATGGGTTGTGTAATGAGCATATATATCCTCTCTAGCCACCCAAAAGAGAGAGCTCCCTTAGGGTAGGCATTTCATTGTAGGGTTACTAATTAATCAAGttaggtatttttaatttatatgtttataaactgAAATTTCCCTAGGATCTTGGTGTGAGACTAAGCTGGATTTCATTGGACTAGGTGTTATGTGAGGTGCCTTATAtatgatcttatttaatcttcatacaTCTCTCTTTGGATTATTATTAcagttttcagatgaggaaattagaCAGTCTCTGTACTTAGAACCTGTAGACTGGATATAGGAGAAGTGGAGGATTTGAAGCACGGAAAATTACAAGTACTAGAAATGTGTAAGTGCCAGGTGTTAAGGAACAAAGAGGTGAGGCAATTTGTCTGCAAATGTAGTGAGGTTTTAGGGTCAGGGTGAAATGAGTTTAGCCTTGAGAAAAGTTTAGCTCCTAAGAGCATAGGCTGAAGAACCAAAGGGTTTGAATTCAAATTCTGACTGCCCCATTTCTAACTTTGAAAACCGTCGGTGCAAGATACTTAACTtttgtaagcctcagtttcttcatttttataatgagGAAAATTGTGGCATCCGTGTTCAGGGTGGctctaaggattaaatgagttgatatgtaaaatgcttagaacagcaCCCAGTGTATATTGgtgaacacaaaataaatattagaatctTATATTATTCTTCGAGCAAATGGGGAGGGGAATTCAGCTAAAGTGAGAATGTAGAGGCATGAGGATAAGTTGTGTATTTGGAGAAGTGGCGGGAATAGTCCTTTATCACTGGAGCAGAGTGCACTGGGGGAGTGGCTGGCCATGCATCTGGAAAAGACAGCTgactttatatttgttatatggTTTCAAAACTCCTTTTATGAACAAATGAGTGTTTTTAACACTTCCAGCCATGTTTAGAGCCTCAATACCTCATCTGGACTATTGTAATAGACTCCCCAGTGTCTGtctttcttgtgttctctcaAGCAAGCTCTATATTAATCTTGAGTGGTTACCTACTCTGTACTGAGTACCCATACAGCATTGACCAATACAATGCTCACTTCCTCCAAGAATTTAGAAGTTCTGGACCTAGAAATTATCTGTATACTAGCTGCTTTGGGGAACATTAACCATGTTATACCATTTGGTGACTGGACCACCCCATTCCACTGAATAGGCTAATACCCTGTAATTGAAGTGATGCAGTGTTtagctattttttatttagattagAATTTATCTGAAAGATATAGCCTCTGTCAAAGTTAATTCAGGACCCATCTAAGCAGTGCTGTACCATACTTAAAAATGACTTCCCTTTCCTTAAAATGACATATGATAGTTCCCATTTCAGTTTGGGAACACAGGACAAGGAGGTATGTCTTGGCTTAATTAGATGAGACTGAATTGGACAGGTCaccattgttttagtttttaaaaaaaggcacaaGCAGTTGAAAGTGGGGAACAAATACTATTCTTTTTAGGCATTTATATTTCATCTATTCttgattatttcctctttttaggaagaagaagaagaagaagaaaacagaatgcctgaagaagcagaaagacaaTACCAGCAGAATAAACTGCAGGCTGATTCCATTGTCCAGAGGGATCAGCCAGAAACAGTGGCATCCAGTTCATTTGTCAATCTCAATTTTGAAATGGAGGGAGACTGTGAAGTAATTATggaaagcaaacaaaatccaGTTTCTGTCCCACCATAGAATGACTATCAGACTTCAAACTCTAGGGTTTTTATAATACCAGGAACTTTCACATTCTTTATTCAGTGGgacttaatataattatttatattttaaattattatctggaaagggaaaaatgtttcttcattcttAGGCTCTATCTAGCAAAAGCCAGATCTGAAATTTGATCATTTATACTATGCTTTTTCTGTGTGTCACATTAGGGCTTTggctttaaaatgttctttaaagaaattaaggacATTCTAGAGCCCTAATTGCCAATTAAGTGTTAAATTATCAAGCTTGTCTGTTATTGGtgtttgtaagaaaaaaaatacttaaattactAACTGGAGCTGATCTTTCTAGTCTCAGACTGAAATAAGGATTCCTTCCCCCCTAGATTTTCTCATGTTGTCTTACATTTATAAATCTAACCATTAATTTCATACTAAGGATGGTTCACTGAGTGTGTAATAAAAGGAGCAAGACAAAAgcactttgatttttctttccttgagaatattttatgaaaaggTGAGTGAGTTTGTAACACCAGTTCTAAGATGGGTTTCCATTTTTTGATGCAGGTTACTTAATCTTACATTCTTTTTCAGCagttattaaaattaagtaactAACTTTGAACATTACGTTAAAAACACTAGTTACGAGatgtatttattaatgtatttgtatTCAAGTGGTAACATCCAGTGATTATCCACATGGCATCCTGGTTTTGTGACTCAGTGGACCCTGAGTGTTTCCTGTGGGGCAAGTAGTTGGAGGGAGGATGGTAGGGTGAGGGACAGATGAAGACTTGACCCTTCAGGGGCTACTGTTAATATTGTACCAAGTGCCACAGTAGCATAGTGAAGTCACCAATCATTCTCTTCTTTGAAGTTAACAACAGTTGAGTGGATAGTTTGCTTAACCCAGGTGTGGTCAGCTCTCTAGAGCCTACTGTGGTACTGGCAACACTTACTTAAGTATAATATGAAACTAAGTTTGAAAATATTCCTAAATATGTGCTCATAATCTTATGAGAGATCTGTATGATTTTGATTCATAACTAAATGTGGGTAAGGAAGAATTCTTGTGTGGAGTATTTCGAAATGCTGCTCTTAAAAGCCTATCCACAGACTTAAGAGCTTTCAGAGATTAATGGTGGTTCTAAGCAGCATTAAACTGtcaatcttaaatatttttatataaaatgtagcTTCAAAGAAACTCCTCGAACAAAGGTACAGTGGTCCTATTACAGAAATCTGTTATCAGTGAACATGAACATCTGGCCACTAAGTTCTTCAACTGAAATCTGAAAGATTTAGGAAAGATAATTTTTCACTTGGAATCTTCAGTTTTATGGATCTGTGGTATGGTAGTTCATGCATGGTAATTTTTTTGGTCATGGCTGTAAATTCTTTAATTTAGTAAAGGATTAAGTTTCAGATCATGTAATTAATGTTACCATAAATTATAGTTTACCAGAAGCTCTAAAACATGCTAACTTGACCTCTTCCCtctaatttgtttttaactttgagATAGGACCTCCAACTCAAGTATTTATTGGATTATCCAGTGAAGGCATGCATATCTAATAATGATCTTTTCCCTAGAGGCACTAGATCTGAAAGTTTACCTAGAAACCTTTCTGATTGTAGAAGGAAGATTAtgaaagttttgtttcttaaatatcacTTTTCTCTTAATTGTCCAACAGTGGCCAGTTTGTAATGTTTATATAGTTATTCACTGTGCCTTATTAAatctttatactttatttatgCAAACTATAAAATTTCCCAGAAATTGATTAaatggttttgtcttatttttaagcctcttttacttttccttcccttttgacccttcttttatatttactattCCCCCCTGGATCATAGTTCAGGATTATTTTACCCTCTTTTAATCTTTCTtctcataaaaaaaatgaaacaacagtaTAACTGAGAACCTTTACACTGAATTAACAAATTCTCtaacaaaaatccttaacaaaatggagttgagttttataaaatgtGACCCTGGTACTGGTTAATAAAGCTAGACAGATTATTTTATACCAGTGATTTTAATTAAAGTGAAAGAGTAACTTAAATACTTTTTACTGAAATATCTTATAAAAAGAGATATCATCTCCAAACACTACTAACCCAGAAATGAAATGGCTCTATTCTAATGAATGGGAATAATCTCTGATACAGGGAATACTTTTAGAAGACTTGAGGTTAAATGACCACATATAAACTATCCCTCAAATATTTAATGTCTTAATGTCTAATGTCCGAAATATCCCATGATAACTTCCTTTATATCTAAAgattatacatatttaaagtgGATTCCTACCTTTATCAAATCACACTTGCTATTTTTGAGCTAAGTGCAACAAGAATTTAATACATCCTAAAACCGTACTTGGTCCTATTGTTTCCAAACTACTGCAACCAAAATTCCAATAACCAGAACATTTGTTGTGTTCTATAGGCATATAAAGTGTTTTATTTAGGCCATTTCTAAGGATTGTGCTTGAAAGGTTTTGTGTGCAGCATTCAAGCTTATCTTAATGAACACAGTCTCGTCTTTGAGAGATCATGTATCGTCAAGGTCTGCAgagttttcattgtcatttgcaACAAGAGCTTCTCTGTTCTCATAAGTCCAGAAGCCATTCAGGTCAATTAGAATGGTGGTGACTGTGTCTCCTTGATTACTGTTGATTAAATCCTGAAGAGAGATTTTCAAAGGATCCTTTGGTTTAACCATATCAAAGATTTCATCCTGTGAGagaaaaaccacaatgaaatctATCTGATTCACTAAATTTCTATTATACCTTGATGTGAAATACAAGGCTGGCACTTGAGCTTATGTaaaattctttgttctagtttttttcctttccagttcaCACACAGGCAATCTCCTTTTCTCTATGTACAATCACAGAATTTTACTGAAAGATTCCTTAGGTACATAATAGCTATCcatccccctttccttctctccccaccctttttaaaaaaagattttatttgtttatttgacagagggggctgtagagcacaagcagggggagcagcaggcagagggagaaggagactccctgtggagcagggagcctgactcaagactccatccaaggaccctgggatcatgacctgagctaaaggcagatgcctaactgactgagccacccaggtgccccactctccCTCATcttaaaagagaatgaaactgaggctcagagtttAATCCAAACGACATAGCAAATTAGTGGCAAAACTAATGCAGCATTCTTTGAATACATGTTAAGTATCCTAaacttttctattgtcttttaattggtggtGATGTATGGTCTTGGTTTAAGTGCAAACTCAGCTCCAACTAAAAACATAAATGCTTCCAGAGTCAAGATAATGACAAACGTCATTTCCAATATAGAGGTCAACCTTTTATACCCTGGATTTAagatgggtggtgggtgggggaggttcAGTTTTGAAGAATTAGTCATATTAAAGAAATAGTCATCCAGAATGACAATGAAATTGTGCTAAAATTTACTGGAATAGATGAAAATACTTCTATATTACGAGGTATACTGTATGAGTATTTACAAGGAATTAGATAcatgttttttcatctttttgtagTAAAATTACTCAGAAGATCTAGTGGCATTTAAGGAGgcaaactacattttaaaaagattagaacaattcaggctgcctgggtggctcaatcggttgggcATTGgactcgatttcggctcaggtcatgatctcagggttgtgagctcaagctccacactcagtgcagagtccgccTGTCCCTCTACCTCCCCCTGCTTACATGCGCATgccctctctaaataaacaaacaaaataactctttaagggtgcctgggtggctcaagttggttaagtgtctgccttcagctcagttcatgatcccagggtcctgggatcaagccccacgtggggccccCTActccacaaggagtctgcttctccttctgcccctcctcccactcgttctctcaatctccctctctctaataaaatcattaaaaaaaaagattaaaacaattCAGGTAAATGAAATGTATGAGCTCTTAATCTTGTATGTTTATGAAACCTCTTTTTCTAGGTTAGTGGCAATTTAAAATTACTAGTTCTTAGGTTGTTTGTTGAATAGCTTCAGATTTGTCTCATTTATATTAAACTAAAATAGCcctttattttatacttaattaaAATCAGATGGGTTATTTTATTATAGTACTTAACCTGAACCTGAATCTATGTTAGGTACTATAGGTTTTTTACAGCTGGTGAAAGTCTGACTACGAAAATGAAGCATTAGCCTGTGTTTCAAATAGTGGTAGTTTTCATATTGTAGGATTGATAGCTCCTTAATAATACAAAAGCAAGTAAGACCTTTGAAAGAGTAGATTTAAAAAGTGCCCAAACCTAAATACatttgacctttgaacaacacagatCAGAAATGCATGGGTCCAGCCAGACGTAGatattttggataaatacagtatattgtaaatgcatttccttttctgatgATTCTCAGttacattttttctctagctccatttttaagaattatagtatgttaaacatatacaaaatatgtgttagctATGTTATTGTTTATGTGaagcttccagtcaacagtaggctatgagtagttaagtttttgggggagtcaaaagttctaCATGGATTTTTCAGTTGCATGGGAGAGGGGCATTACTTCTAactcctgtgttgttcaagggtcaactgtagttaccaagattaaaaattcattttacacTGGAATAGGCTGCCAAAGGATGCAGGCTATATTTGATTCTCTTTTcaatcaaaatgaatgaatgcttccAATGAAAATACAGTCTGACAATGCTAACATTATAAACTATGCAAATCATTATTCCAAGTGTGGTCTCAGTTTCTAATGATTGAAATTTGGTTCAGAATAAATAACAGCAAATACTTGGTTCAGTTCAGTACTTCGTATTCGTAAGTTTCTTTCATACAAAATTTCACTTAATATAGATGATTATCtgctattatattattttttaaaagatttatcttaGAGCATGATATACATGtgtgcacaaggagggggaggggcaaagggagagagggaggggaaacagactccccacaaaGACCGAcgtgagctccatcccaggaccctgagaccatgacctgagtcaaaaccaagagtcagactcttaactgactgagccacgcaggcatcccaacTGGTATCCCATATATTAAAAGAacacataaggggcacctggct includes the following:
- the FAM177A1 gene encoding protein FAM177A1 isoform X2 encodes the protein MGLPAMTFYLASASSPVAATKMDPEPATLAEGGGAVAASGAAAAATFRESAQQMNSERGFENVELGVIGKKKKVPRRVIHFVSGETMEEYSTDEDEVDGPEKKDVLPTVDPTKLTWGPYLWFYMLRAATSTLSVCDFLGEKIASVLGISTPKYQYAIDEYYRMKKEEEEEEEENRMPEEAERQYQQNKLQADSIVQRDQPETVASSSFVNLNFEMEGDCEVIMESKQNPVSVPP
- the FAM177A1 gene encoding protein FAM177A1 isoform X1, coding for MDPEPATLAEGGGAVAASGAAAAATFRESAQQMNSERGFENVELGVIGKKKKVPRRVIHFVSGETMEEYSTDEDEVDGPEKKDVLPTVDPTKLTWGPYLWFYMLRAATSTLSVCDFLGEKIASVLGISTPKYQYAIDEYYRMKKEEEEEEEENRMPEEAERQYQQNKLQADSIVQRDQPETVASSSFVNLNFEMEGDCEVIMESKQNPVSVPP